From the genome of Rhizobium sp. NXC24, one region includes:
- a CDS encoding AraC family transcriptional regulator, whose translation MNPDLEVVAIGSAESFKAWEHGYPYRTVRWHFHPEYEIHHVVATTGQYFVGDFIGEFEPGNLVLTGPNLPHNWVSDVPPGTCLPLRCRVLQFSESFFADANRVFPELSGCIDILEMSRRGVLFTPETAAVVGPILGELVEAKGIRRIELFMNVLNALSSAQNASTLASTRYHPDPSGFMSAGVNHALSYINTHLTEPFSEADLAELTGQSPSSFSRSFRRHTGMALVQYVNRLRINFACHLLMSKAEMSITDICFAAGFNNISNFNRRFLDQKGMAPSRFRTLLAQNVRAVEAA comes from the coding sequence ATGAATCCAGATTTGGAAGTGGTCGCGATCGGCAGCGCCGAGTCCTTCAAGGCATGGGAACATGGCTATCCCTATCGCACGGTCCGCTGGCACTTCCATCCCGAATATGAAATCCACCATGTCGTCGCAACGACGGGGCAATATTTCGTTGGTGATTTCATCGGGGAATTCGAGCCGGGAAATCTCGTGCTCACTGGCCCGAACCTGCCGCACAACTGGGTGAGCGATGTACCTCCGGGCACATGCCTGCCACTGCGCTGCCGGGTCCTTCAGTTCTCCGAATCCTTCTTTGCTGACGCAAACAGGGTTTTTCCCGAGCTTTCCGGATGTATAGACATTCTGGAGATGAGCCGTCGTGGCGTGCTGTTTACGCCGGAAACTGCAGCGGTTGTCGGGCCGATCCTCGGCGAATTGGTCGAAGCGAAGGGAATTCGTCGCATCGAGCTTTTCATGAATGTGCTCAATGCATTGAGCAGCGCCCAGAATGCCAGCACTCTCGCCAGCACGCGTTATCATCCCGATCCTTCGGGGTTCATGTCGGCCGGGGTCAACCATGCATTGTCCTATATCAACACGCACCTGACGGAGCCGTTCAGCGAAGCTGATCTTGCCGAGTTGACCGGCCAGAGTCCGAGTTCGTTTTCCCGCAGCTTCCGCCGGCATACCGGCATGGCGCTCGTTCAATACGTCAATCGGCTGCGGATCAACTTCGCCTGCCACCTGCTGATGAGCAAAGCCGAAATGTCGATAACCGACATCTGCTTTGCCGCGGGTTTCAACAATATCTCGAATTTCAATCGTCGTTTTCTAGATCAGAAGGGCATGGCGCCCTCGCGCTTCAGAACATTGCTGGCACAGAACGTAAGAGCGGTGGAGGCCGCGTAA
- a CDS encoding ABC transporter ATP-binding protein, with amino-acid sequence MDESTSTPEDGSISINNVRKDYRIGKNAVTIFSDLTMTIRGGDFVAIVGPSGSGKSTLLNLIGGIDRPDAGNINFGRARISRMSESALTKWRGANIGFVFQFYNLMPMLTAEQNVELPLLLTSLTGRQRRERVETILSLVGLTDRRKHLPSELSGGQQQRVGIARALASDPKLLLCDEPTGDLDRESAEDVLAMLRILNSELGKTIVMVTHDDAAARSARRVLRLDKGHFVEREAA; translated from the coding sequence ATGGATGAGAGCACATCGACGCCGGAAGACGGCAGCATTTCGATCAACAATGTGCGCAAGGACTACCGCATCGGAAAGAATGCCGTGACGATCTTTTCGGATCTGACCATGACCATCCGAGGGGGCGATTTCGTCGCGATCGTCGGCCCTTCCGGCTCCGGCAAATCCACCCTTTTGAACCTTATCGGCGGCATCGACCGCCCCGATGCCGGCAACATCAATTTCGGCCGTGCGCGCATCAGCCGAATGAGCGAAAGCGCCCTGACAAAGTGGCGAGGCGCCAATATCGGCTTCGTGTTTCAGTTCTACAATCTGATGCCGATGCTGACAGCGGAGCAGAATGTCGAGCTTCCGCTGCTGCTGACAAGTCTGACCGGACGCCAGCGTCGCGAGCGGGTCGAGACGATCCTGTCGCTCGTCGGCCTCACCGACCGGCGCAAGCATCTGCCGTCGGAGCTTTCGGGCGGCCAACAGCAGCGCGTGGGGATCGCCCGGGCGCTGGCAAGCGATCCGAAACTGCTGCTCTGCGACGAGCCGACCGGTGATCTCGATCGCGAGTCCGCTGAAGACGTGCTCGCCATGCTGCGCATCCTCAACTCGGAGCTCGGCAAGACCATCGTCATGGTCACCCACGACGATGCGGCGGCGCGCTCCGCCAGACGTGTGCTGCGCCTGGACAAAGGCCATTTTGTCGAACGCGAGGCTGCGTGA
- a CDS encoding ABC transporter permease, with protein MSRFTLIRRTMARKPMRSALLIASIAIAFFIHLILTSFEYGFLGGEVDSERLIVTNKVGDTLPLPISYYDKILALPNVAAATYMARSRATYRTPANFLGLTAAEPGTFAGFIGDQYDIPADALSRFAQIRNGAIAGRSVATQEGWVLGQKITLNTSSFFKPDGSSDFDFEIVGILDGKQSADTHFVMARYDYVNSERSTDRDTVSSFGIVPKNGVRADDVIKAVDTLFANSAYETRTRTEAEFMRAFIAQFADIATIVRLVIGVAFVTILMIVANTMFFAIRERTREIGVLKVLGFSRRFILCNILAETFALFAVGLSFGLGFAFTAVMFLREPLRTIVPDLVLTPAIILEATGLAVLLALATGVAPAFNAIRVPPNTALRER; from the coding sequence ATGAGCCGCTTCACTCTCATTCGCCGGACCATGGCACGCAAACCAATGCGCAGCGCCCTGCTGATCGCGAGCATTGCCATCGCCTTCTTCATCCACCTCATTCTGACGAGTTTCGAATATGGCTTTTTGGGTGGTGAGGTAGATTCGGAGCGCCTGATCGTGACCAACAAGGTTGGCGACACGCTGCCTCTCCCGATCAGCTATTACGACAAGATCCTGGCCCTTCCCAATGTCGCTGCGGCAACCTACATGGCGCGCAGCCGTGCGACCTACCGGACACCGGCGAATTTTCTGGGCCTGACGGCGGCGGAGCCCGGCACCTTCGCCGGCTTCATCGGCGATCAATACGATATCCCCGCCGATGCTCTCAGCCGCTTCGCCCAAATCCGGAACGGCGCCATCGCCGGCCGGAGCGTCGCAACACAGGAGGGTTGGGTGCTGGGGCAGAAGATTACGCTGAATACCTCCAGCTTCTTCAAGCCGGACGGCAGTTCGGACTTCGATTTCGAAATCGTCGGCATATTGGATGGCAAGCAATCCGCCGACACTCATTTCGTGATGGCGCGGTATGACTACGTCAATTCCGAGCGCAGTACCGACCGCGACACCGTCAGCAGCTTCGGCATCGTGCCGAAGAACGGTGTCCGCGCCGACGACGTCATCAAGGCCGTCGACACCCTCTTTGCCAACTCCGCTTACGAGACACGGACGAGGACGGAAGCCGAGTTCATGCGGGCCTTTATCGCACAGTTTGCCGATATCGCGACCATCGTGCGTCTGGTGATCGGCGTGGCATTCGTGACCATCCTGATGATCGTCGCCAACACCATGTTCTTCGCCATCCGCGAACGGACACGGGAGATCGGCGTGCTGAAGGTCCTCGGCTTTTCGCGGCGCTTCATCCTCTGCAATATTCTGGCTGAGACTTTCGCCCTGTTTGCGGTAGGCCTGAGCTTCGGCCTCGGTTTTGCCTTTACGGCTGTCATGTTTCTGCGCGAGCCGCTGCGCACGATCGTGCCGGATCTCGTGCTCACCCCCGCGATCATTCTCGAAGCAACCGGCCTCGCTGTCCTGCTGGCGCTCGCAACGGGTGTCGCGCCGGCCTTCAATGCCATTCGAGTGCCGCCCAACACCGCTTTAAGAGAAAGATGA
- a CDS encoding CBS domain-containing protein, with product MKVRDAMTHDVRITNPDETILQAARTMADLDAGVLPVGDHDRLVGMITDRDIAIRGIANGKGPDAKVRDVMTSEVKYCFDDQEIDEVCRNMGNIKVRRLPVLDHSKRLVGILSLGDIALSQSNGSAGQALSGISRHGGEHSQTA from the coding sequence ATGAAAGTTCGAGACGCCATGACGCACGACGTGCGCATTACCAATCCTGACGAAACGATCCTGCAGGCTGCACGGACGATGGCGGATCTCGACGCCGGTGTCCTGCCTGTCGGCGACCATGACCGCCTAGTCGGCATGATCACCGATCGCGATATCGCCATTCGCGGCATCGCCAATGGCAAGGGGCCGGACGCGAAGGTCCGCGATGTGATGACATCGGAAGTCAAATATTGCTTCGATGATCAGGAGATCGACGAGGTCTGCCGGAACATGGGCAACATCAAGGTCCGTCGCTTGCCGGTGCTGGATCACAGCAAACGGCTGGTCGGTATCCTCTCGCTCGGCGATATCGCCCTGTCGCAAAGCAACGGTAGTGCCGGCCAAGCGCTGAGCGGCATTTCCCGCCATGGTGGCGAGCATAGCCAGACGGCGTGA
- a CDS encoding NUDIX hydrolase, producing MAPLTSGQTKSSRGTDRFLSDLASHADELFNGPIYEQCAAICYRRNEELGISEVLLVTSRESGRWVIPKGWPIKGKKPHEVAAIEAFEEAGVRGKIKKKPFGYFTYLKQLADGNRVPCIVQLHLLEVEKIYEDFPERGQRRNAWVSFIEAANRVREPELKGLLLVADRKLRRAKAKR from the coding sequence ATGGCACCTTTGACCTCAGGGCAGACAAAATCCTCGAGAGGAACGGACAGATTTCTTTCCGATCTCGCCTCCCATGCGGATGAGCTCTTTAACGGCCCCATATATGAGCAATGTGCGGCGATTTGTTACCGGAGAAATGAGGAGCTTGGCATATCGGAAGTGCTTCTCGTCACCAGCCGCGAAAGCGGGCGCTGGGTTATTCCGAAGGGCTGGCCGATAAAAGGGAAAAAGCCGCATGAGGTGGCCGCGATCGAGGCTTTCGAGGAAGCCGGCGTTCGCGGCAAGATCAAGAAGAAACCTTTCGGCTATTTCACCTATCTGAAGCAACTCGCCGACGGCAACCGCGTTCCCTGCATTGTGCAACTGCATTTGCTCGAAGTCGAAAAAATCTACGAGGATTTTCCGGAAAGAGGCCAACGCCGCAACGCATGGGTCTCCTTCATCGAAGCTGCAAACCGCGTGCGCGAACCGGAGCTCAAGGGCCTTCTTCTGGTGGCTGACCGAAAGCTTAGGCGGGCGAAAGCAAAGAGATAG
- a CDS encoding BON domain-containing protein yields MRRQPKTYASSTKPEKNPFKASESQWRPDAEIRAEIHRKLSEDPLLDISGVFVTVNNGRVLIEGSVENDEAKGRVETHSRQVSGISGHDSNLCVRRPR; encoded by the coding sequence ATGCGACGTCAGCCCAAGACATATGCGTCGTCGACAAAGCCTGAGAAAAACCCGTTCAAGGCGTCCGAATCGCAGTGGCGGCCGGATGCGGAGATCCGTGCAGAAATCCATAGGAAACTGAGCGAAGACCCGCTGCTGGATATCTCCGGCGTCTTCGTCACCGTCAACAATGGCCGCGTTCTCATCGAAGGATCCGTCGAAAACGACGAGGCCAAGGGACGCGTCGAGACCCATTCGCGGCAGGTAAGCGGCATCAGCGGTCACGACAGCAATCTTTGTGTTCGTAGGCCGCGATAG
- a CDS encoding AraC family transcriptional regulator, translated as MLFVPLPFVVAFMLLLLFLTVVRRDDELAANRPFLVLLLACALQSVFVGLRWGYGLQEVGHLTLALATIMPPLVYAGVRRLGADSRRRWPVLLIFYGLPAVVIALLVVVWPEAIDIAMIAIYVAYALALLWLVRSGPDVLRLAPFEAAQPAHRALVFAAGALCFSAMVDALVLFDFESTRGAHAGMIISIANLLGLFMLGIAAAAASRNSTPTESLEAAPPYDLAEDKDTIAKIHELMQEKRLYRDANLNLERLARKAGIPSRRISAAINRSMAKNVSQYVNDYRIAEACRLLVETERSVTEIMLEAGFLTKSNFNREFRRVTDMTPVGWREKCAYSASPA; from the coding sequence ATGCTGTTCGTGCCGCTGCCGTTCGTCGTCGCCTTCATGCTTCTTCTGCTGTTTCTGACAGTGGTGCGGCGTGATGACGAGCTGGCGGCAAACCGCCCTTTCCTCGTCCTGCTTCTGGCTTGTGCCTTGCAGTCGGTTTTCGTCGGGCTGCGCTGGGGCTATGGCTTGCAGGAGGTCGGCCATCTGACGCTCGCCTTGGCGACGATCATGCCGCCTCTTGTTTATGCCGGTGTTCGCAGGTTGGGTGCGGACAGCCGCCGCCGCTGGCCCGTTCTTTTGATATTCTATGGTCTCCCTGCTGTTGTCATCGCCTTGCTGGTCGTCGTCTGGCCGGAGGCTATCGATATCGCGATGATCGCGATTTACGTGGCCTACGCCCTCGCACTGCTCTGGCTCGTCCGATCCGGTCCCGACGTGCTGCGCCTTGCGCCCTTCGAAGCGGCGCAGCCGGCCCATCGGGCCCTCGTCTTTGCCGCTGGCGCATTATGTTTCTCGGCAATGGTCGACGCGCTGGTGCTGTTCGATTTCGAATCGACCCGTGGCGCGCATGCCGGCATGATTATCAGCATCGCCAATCTTCTCGGCCTGTTCATGCTCGGCATTGCGGCAGCCGCGGCCAGCCGCAACTCCACGCCCACCGAAAGCTTGGAGGCCGCGCCTCCATATGACCTCGCCGAAGACAAGGATACGATCGCCAAAATCCATGAGTTGATGCAGGAGAAAAGGCTCTACCGCGACGCCAATCTCAATCTTGAGCGTCTGGCCCGTAAGGCAGGTATACCGTCGCGGCGCATTTCGGCCGCCATCAACCGGAGCATGGCCAAGAACGTCTCGCAATATGTCAACGATTATCGCATCGCCGAGGCATGCCGCCTGCTGGTCGAAACCGAGCGATCGGTAACCGAGATCATGCTGGAAGCCGGTTTCCTGACGAAATCGAATTTCAACCGCGAGTTCCGCCGTGTCACCGACATGACGCCTGTCGGCTGGCGCGAGAAGTGCGCCTATTCCGCAAGTCCGGCTTAG
- a CDS encoding protein-L-isoaspartate(D-aspartate) O-methyltransferase, translated as MHGRLHMVEKQIAGRGIRDPALLNAMRLIPRENFVEKGFEMFAYNDCPLPIGKGQTISQPYMVALMIEAAEVKSSDTVLEIGAGLGYATAILSRMAAHVFAVERHASLAAGATERLQRLGYDNIDLRCGDGSKGWPKAAPFDAILVSAAAPEVPQALKEQLTVGGRLVIPVGPEESRQTLLKIVRKGPDNFTTQNLGAVIFVPLISEHGGTEDYN; from the coding sequence ATGCACGGGCGTCTTCATATGGTGGAAAAACAGATCGCCGGGCGCGGCATTCGCGACCCGGCGCTGCTGAATGCCATGCGCCTGATTCCACGGGAAAACTTCGTCGAAAAGGGCTTCGAGATGTTTGCTTATAACGACTGTCCGCTGCCGATCGGCAAGGGGCAGACGATCTCTCAGCCCTACATGGTTGCGCTGATGATCGAGGCAGCCGAAGTCAAGTCCAGCGACACGGTTCTCGAAATCGGCGCGGGGCTTGGCTATGCGACCGCTATCCTCAGCCGCATGGCGGCTCATGTGTTTGCCGTGGAGCGCCATGCCTCGCTTGCGGCCGGAGCGACCGAACGACTACAGCGTCTTGGCTATGACAATATCGATTTGCGTTGCGGAGACGGTTCAAAGGGGTGGCCGAAGGCCGCCCCCTTCGACGCCATCCTTGTTTCAGCCGCCGCGCCGGAGGTGCCCCAGGCCCTGAAAGAACAATTGACCGTAGGCGGCCGGCTGGTCATCCCCGTAGGGCCGGAAGAGAGCAGGCAGACGCTTCTGAAAATTGTGCGGAAAGGCCCGGATAATTTTACCACCCAAAATCTCGGCGCCGTGATTTTCGTGCCGCTGATCAGCGAGCACGGCGGAACTGAAGACTATAATTGA
- a CDS encoding LacI family DNA-binding transcriptional regulator, producing the protein MSQKVFVSAQEVADCAGVSRSAVSRTFTPGASVSPETRRKVLEAADALGYHVNHLARGLMRNESGIVCLIVSDMATPHRSGLIKALTQELQHSGKIAMLVNTDLLDGSVDLALRQAIRYRADASIIISGMPDKSITQLCLKSGQRLVLINRDDEQDGPLRINLDDEEAAARVVTAFLRAGCRRLAFANSEAGTPSLMAREHGFVAAARAHGLEVVVERYGWTSYESGRVLAQRLLTLHERPDAVFCATDLLACGFIDAARYQFHISVPDQLCVAGFDDIEQASWASYQLTTFAQPLATMAREAVAWLESKEAAKPEGRVHAIRLHADLVWRNSIRGG; encoded by the coding sequence GTGTCGCAGAAAGTGTTCGTGAGCGCACAAGAAGTCGCGGACTGCGCGGGGGTGTCCCGCTCGGCCGTTTCGCGCACGTTCACACCAGGGGCGAGCGTATCGCCGGAGACGCGGCGAAAGGTGCTCGAGGCTGCCGACGCACTTGGCTATCACGTCAATCATCTCGCCCGTGGGCTGATGCGCAATGAAAGCGGTATCGTCTGCCTGATCGTGTCCGACATGGCCACCCCACATCGCTCCGGCCTGATCAAGGCGCTGACGCAGGAACTGCAGCACAGCGGCAAGATTGCCATGCTCGTCAACACCGATCTGCTGGACGGCAGTGTCGACCTCGCGTTGCGCCAGGCGATCCGCTACCGCGCCGATGCCTCGATCATCATCTCGGGGATGCCCGATAAGTCGATCACGCAGCTCTGCCTGAAGAGTGGCCAGCGTCTGGTATTGATCAACCGCGATGACGAGCAGGACGGGCCCTTGCGGATCAATCTCGACGACGAAGAGGCTGCTGCCCGCGTCGTCACCGCCTTCCTTCGTGCCGGCTGCCGCAGGCTCGCCTTCGCCAATTCGGAGGCCGGCACGCCGAGCCTCATGGCAAGGGAGCACGGCTTCGTCGCTGCGGCCAGGGCGCATGGTCTGGAGGTCGTCGTCGAGCGCTACGGGTGGACAAGCTATGAGAGCGGCAGGGTCCTTGCGCAGAGGCTCCTTACCCTTCATGAGCGCCCGGATGCCGTCTTCTGCGCGACCGATCTGCTTGCCTGCGGCTTCATAGATGCCGCCCGCTACCAGTTTCACATTTCCGTTCCCGACCAGCTCTGCGTTGCCGGTTTCGACGATATCGAGCAGGCCTCCTGGGCATCCTACCAACTAACGACCTTTGCTCAGCCGCTTGCCACGATGGCGCGGGAGGCGGTCGCGTGGCTGGAGAGCAAGGAGGCGGCGAAGCCTGAAGGACGGGTACATGCCATCCGTCTTCATGCCGATCTCGTGTGGCGCAACTCGATCAGGGGTGGCTGA
- a CDS encoding efflux RND transporter periplasmic adaptor subunit, giving the protein MNSDANIATRLRSLSIERVEPPPRASRPTGRLRMLGMILAGTAATFAAVYFTPVPSNAPWKPFAARIVTEPAKGTETSSQSKAPTAQEQTARPLPQTIVGSGYVVAARIITLRPEIGGRVVDLPLDVGDHFLAGQVIARLDKTTDEIELRIAKSQAAAAVAAARRAEVSLEQARKTLERTKLLLERGVVATSSLDADSLAVVQLTSDLDSARQATETARLQVEKQERTLSLHKIVAPFDGVVVTRLVGLGDMVASGTDGGAPRDGIAILLDPNSLTIDADIAQSNAARIQPGQTAVAILDAFPDRPFKMRVRTVVPAASLQKGTVTARLEFLTRPFRVLPNMAAKVTLDAPDLQANLKEGGF; this is encoded by the coding sequence ATGAATTCTGATGCGAATATCGCAACTCGGCTTCGGTCGCTATCGATCGAACGCGTTGAGCCGCCTCCCCGCGCCTCACGCCCCACCGGCCGATTGCGGATGCTCGGTATGATACTGGCAGGCACGGCCGCAACATTCGCGGCCGTCTATTTCACCCCCGTGCCATCCAATGCGCCTTGGAAACCTTTCGCGGCGAGAATTGTCACCGAGCCGGCAAAAGGGACCGAAACGTCCTCACAAAGCAAAGCTCCCACCGCCCAGGAGCAAACTGCAAGACCCCTACCCCAAACCATTGTCGGGTCCGGCTATGTCGTTGCCGCGCGGATAATCACCCTGCGGCCGGAGATCGGCGGCAGAGTGGTCGACCTGCCGCTGGATGTCGGCGATCATTTTCTGGCGGGACAGGTCATTGCCCGTCTGGATAAGACGACGGATGAGATCGAGCTGAGGATTGCCAAGTCCCAGGCCGCTGCCGCCGTCGCAGCGGCACGCCGCGCCGAGGTCTCGCTGGAGCAAGCCCGCAAAACCCTCGAGCGCACCAAGCTCCTTCTCGAGCGCGGTGTCGTCGCGACCAGCAGCCTCGATGCCGACAGTCTGGCGGTCGTACAATTGACCAGCGATCTCGACTCTGCACGGCAGGCAACCGAGACCGCGCGACTGCAGGTGGAGAAGCAGGAAAGAACCCTGTCGCTCCATAAGATTGTCGCGCCTTTCGATGGCGTAGTCGTCACCCGGCTGGTTGGCCTTGGCGATATGGTTGCCTCGGGAACGGATGGCGGCGCGCCGCGAGACGGGATCGCAATCCTTCTCGACCCGAACTCCCTGACCATCGATGCCGATATCGCGCAGTCCAATGCCGCACGGATACAGCCCGGCCAGACGGCGGTCGCCATTCTGGACGCCTTTCCAGACCGGCCATTCAAAATGCGGGTGCGGACCGTCGTGCCGGCGGCTTCGCTGCAGAAAGGCACCGTGACCGCCCGGCTGGAATTCCTGACGCGACCTTTCCGGGTGCTGCCAAACATGGCGGCAAAGGTGACTTTGGACGCTCCGGACCTGCAAGCAAACCTGAAAGAAGGAGGATTTTGA
- a CDS encoding MgtC/SapB family protein translates to MPSTMIELMPLNPTWMDIAMRVLLVVAAGGLIGLNREAGGHAAGFRTTILVGLAACLTMIQANLLLPMTGKTFQSFVSMDILRFPLGVLTGVGFIGGGAILKRGDLVTGVTTAATLWIMTAIGLCIGGGQLVVGSAGAMVAFIVLTLFKWFDELISHKQKARVVIELADSADIAKIETAFAPLGYSFCFVGKSINEADGAAHAAYQVRWKHGGISGGAPKLLADVEERYKVVSFEMTTTTT, encoded by the coding sequence ATGCCGAGTACGATGATCGAGCTCATGCCTTTGAATCCCACTTGGATGGATATCGCGATGCGCGTCCTATTGGTCGTCGCTGCCGGCGGGCTGATTGGCCTCAATCGCGAGGCAGGTGGGCACGCCGCCGGATTTCGGACGACGATCCTGGTCGGATTGGCGGCATGCCTGACCATGATTCAGGCCAATTTGCTGCTCCCCATGACGGGCAAAACATTCCAATCATTCGTCTCCATGGACATACTGCGTTTTCCGCTCGGCGTGCTGACGGGCGTCGGCTTTATCGGCGGTGGTGCCATCCTCAAGCGCGGCGATCTGGTCACAGGCGTGACAACAGCGGCAACGCTTTGGATCATGACGGCAATCGGCCTGTGCATTGGCGGCGGGCAACTTGTGGTCGGGTCCGCCGGAGCTATGGTGGCCTTCATCGTGCTCACACTCTTTAAATGGTTCGATGAGCTGATATCGCATAAGCAAAAGGCGCGCGTGGTGATCGAGCTTGCCGACAGCGCCGATATTGCAAAGATCGAAACGGCCTTCGCTCCACTCGGATATTCCTTCTGCTTTGTCGGCAAATCGATAAATGAGGCCGACGGCGCGGCTCATGCCGCCTATCAGGTGCGATGGAAGCATGGGGGTATCAGCGGCGGCGCGCCAAAACTGCTGGCTGATGTCGAAGAGCGCTACAAAGTAGTCTCTTTCGAGATGACGACGACGACTACATGA
- a CDS encoding FtsX-like permease family protein, with the protein MSAIINQSMALTISNLKSLRRRIWLSLSLVFSVAMVVTVLLGFLAMSNGFRTSLLQAGSKDIAIALGNGAATELGSRIEPSQLHYLDGAAGIATDATGASVMSPEMVVPVDVPERIGGLLSTLSLRGIGPFGLSLRPNVRIVDGRMFNPGASEIVVGRRLNLDYKGLALGERLTLGTSKWTVVGIFDAGGSVFESEMLADIGVVQTLFNRPNLVESVRIKLTAQEALPALQSMAADTPQIGLSLRSEQDYFAALAERTSKLILLLGWPLAAIMAAGAVVGAMTTMFSSVSDRSTEIATVRAIGFSRRAAFAGTWIEAMILTCFGCLIGVGFSYAVLNGWTASTMSADHTQIGFQLVLSPALVTKAVWLSLIIGAVGGALPAVAATRIPLRLAMSGRTEIG; encoded by the coding sequence ATGAGCGCAATCATCAATCAATCCATGGCCTTGACCATATCCAATCTGAAATCGCTTCGCCGCCGGATATGGCTTTCCCTTTCCCTGGTCTTTTCCGTTGCGATGGTCGTTACGGTTCTGCTCGGCTTCCTGGCGATGTCGAACGGCTTTCGGACTTCCCTGCTGCAAGCCGGCTCCAAGGATATCGCCATTGCTCTGGGAAATGGCGCGGCGACGGAGCTCGGCAGCCGGATCGAACCGTCCCAGCTTCATTATCTCGACGGCGCTGCAGGTATTGCCACCGATGCCACAGGAGCTTCAGTGATGTCGCCGGAAATGGTCGTCCCGGTGGATGTGCCGGAGAGGATCGGCGGATTGCTTTCAACACTCTCCTTGCGCGGCATCGGTCCGTTCGGGCTCAGCCTGCGCCCGAATGTCAGGATCGTTGATGGCCGGATGTTCAATCCTGGCGCCAGCGAAATCGTGGTCGGACGTCGGCTGAACCTTGACTACAAGGGATTGGCGCTTGGCGAACGGCTCACGCTCGGCACATCGAAATGGACCGTCGTCGGTATTTTCGACGCCGGCGGGTCTGTTTTCGAATCCGAAATGCTGGCGGATATCGGCGTGGTGCAGACGTTGTTCAACCGGCCTAATCTGGTTGAGAGCGTCAGGATCAAGCTCACAGCGCAGGAAGCCTTGCCGGCGCTACAATCCATGGCGGCAGATACGCCGCAGATCGGGCTGAGTCTGCGGTCGGAACAGGATTATTTCGCAGCGCTCGCAGAACGCACGTCGAAGCTGATCCTCCTTCTCGGCTGGCCGCTGGCGGCGATCATGGCCGCGGGCGCTGTGGTCGGCGCGATGACGACCATGTTCAGCTCGGTGTCGGATCGCAGCACCGAGATTGCCACCGTCCGCGCAATCGGCTTCAGCCGGCGGGCTGCCTTTGCCGGTACTTGGATCGAGGCAATGATCCTGACCTGCTTCGGATGCCTGATCGGCGTCGGCTTTTCTTATGCCGTCCTCAACGGCTGGACCGCCTCAACGATGAGCGCCGATCATACGCAGATCGGGTTTCAACTGGTCCTGTCTCCCGCCCTGGTGACGAAGGCCGTTTGGCTGTCCTTGATCATCGGCGCCGTCGGCGGTGCATTGCCGGCGGTAGCTGCGACGCGCATTCCGCTGCGGCTGGCGATGAGCGGGCGAACGGAGATTGGCTGA